A region of the Methanobrevibacter ruminantium M1 genome:
TAGGGCCTTTATAGGTTATAAACAAGTTATGGGATTTTTCTGTTTTGGTTTCTCTTATCCTTAAGGCCTCATCAGTCTTTGCAAAGTCATTTACAGGGCTGTTGAAATATCTGTCTATCTGCTTTTCTGTTTTTGTTTTTATTGCATTGATTTCGTTTAATTTGACTTTTATATCTTCAAAATTATTTATCTTAGCTTTAACTTCTACTTCTATCATCTTATCACTTTAAATGTTAATTATATTTATCATTCACTTTAAAACTTAATCCTAGTTCATCTTTCATTCAAATATTCCTTTTAAATTTTTTATTTTTCATTTTACAACTATAGTCTTAATATATATACTTTTCCCCTTATTCTTTAATAAATCATTCTAAAGATTTTTTATTCGTAATTATTAGAATAATTTTTATTAATACTTTTGTTAAAGTTCATAATATTTTTACCGATTTTTAAATTTTTTTCAATTAAGTTTATATACTATTTAAATAATATATTTTATTAGTAAAAATTTTATAAAAAATTTATTAATTTTACCGTTTTTTTATTAAGTTTTTTTCATTATAAAACTAAAATTATATTAATTTTTTAAAATGTTTACTTACTTTTTTTAAATTTGATTTGGAGGTATTAAGTTGACCGATGTTGATATAAAAATAGAAAACATTGTGGCTTCTGCTAGCATTGGTAAAGACATTGTTCTTACTGAAGTTGCAAAAGCATTAGAAGGCGTCGATTTCAATAGAGAACAGTTTCCAGGTCTAGTTTTTAAACTTCAAGACCCTAAGACTGCTGCTTTAATTTTTAGTTCCGGCAAACTTGTTTGTACTGGCGCTAAATCTATCGATGATTCAAAGTTAGCTATTAAGAAAACTGTCGACCTTATGAGAACTATTGATACCGAGATTCCTCATGAGTTTGATATTAAAATTCAAAATATTGTTGCTTCTGCAAATTTACAATCCACATTAAATTTAGAAGCAGTTGCTTTGGAATTGGAAAACACCGAGTACGAACCTGAACAATTCCCAGGTTTAGTGTACCGTTTATCTGATCCTAAAGTAGTTTTATTATTATTCGGTTCCGGTAAAGTTGTTTGTACCGGCGCTAAAACCAAACAAGACGCTAGGTTAGGTGTTGAAAACGCTAAAGCTAGACTTAGCGAATTGGACTTAATATAATTTGGTGATATATTTGATTAAACTTGTAGTATTTGACTTAGATAATGTTATTATTGATGGTGAGGGCATAGATGAGATTGGAAAATTGGTAAATATTGAAGATCAAATTGCAAAAATCACCGAGCAGGCAATGCAAGGTGAAATCGACTTCGAAACATCCATTAAAAAAAGAGTAGGACTTCTTAAGGGAGCTTCTACTGATGATATTAAAACATTAGCTAATGAAATGCCTCTAATGGAAGGTGCTGAAGAAACCGTTTCCTCTTTAAAGGAAAATGGTTTTGATGTAGCTATTATAAGTGGCAGTTTTGATATTATTGCCGATATTATTAAGGAAAAACTCAATGTGGATAATGTATTCACAAATTCACTTGTTGAAGAAGACGGGATCTTGACAGGTGAAGTTACTGGACCATTGGTATCTGGTTCAAAAGTAGATGTTTTATCTAAATTCATTGAAGACAAGGGCTATTCTTTAGAGGAATGTGTTGCTGTCGGAGATGGAGCTAATGACATTTCTATGATTGAATCTGCTGGATACGGCATTGCATTCAATGCAAAGCCTGCCTTAAAGGAAAATGCAGACATCATTGTAGAAACCCGTAATCTTACTGACGTCCGTGACGTCATTATTAACTTAAATTCTGAAAACACTGAAGAAGGTGCTGACGTGGATAAAGAAGTTGAAATTGAAACTGAAGTAGTTGAATCTACTGATGTAGTTGTCGAAAATCAAGAAGAACAAGTTGCAGATGCAACTGAAGAAGTAGTTGAAGTAGAAGAAGCAGAAGAAGCTGTTGAAGAAGCAGTTGAAACTGAAGAAGAAGCAGTTGAAGAAGAAACTGTAGAAGCTGAAGAGGAAGCTGTTGAAGAAGAAGCAGAAGAAGCTGTTGAAGCTGAGGAAGAAGCTGAAGAAATCGAAGAAGCTGCTGAAGAGGAAGCAGAAGAAGCTACCGAAGAAGAAGCTATTGAAGAGGCCGAAGAGGAAGCTGATGAAGAAGTAGTTGAAGAGGCTGAAGAAGAAGTAGCTGAAGAAGAAGCAGAAGAGATTGAAGAAGCTGTTGAAGAAGAGGCTGAAGAAGAAGTAGCTGAAGAAGCTGCAGATGAAGAAGTAGTTGAAGAAGCTGCTGAAGAAGAAGCAGAAGAAGCTACCGAAGAGGAAGCTGCTGAAGAAGAAGCTAAAGAAGAAAAGCCTAAAAAGTCTAAAAAGTCTAAAAACACTCTTCCTGAACCTGATTTCGAATTAGCTGATACTATCGAAGGAGTCAGAGCTCAAAAAGATGAAAGAGAAGCAAAAATTGCTCAAGTTGCTGACGAAAGAGAAGCATTCAATAGAGAAGCTAAAGAGCAACGTAAAATACGTGATGAATTAAACACTGAATTAAAATTAAACTTAGCAAAAGCTATTGAATTCAGAGATCAACGTAATGAAATCAACAGAGAAGTTGAAGAAAACAAAAGAGCTCGTAACAAAGTAAATGAAGAGATTAAAAATCTCGAATGGTCTTCTGGTAAAAAAGATAGAATCAGAATTGAAAACGAAATCAAGAAGATTGATAAAATCATTGAAACCAGAGTTTTAGACATTAAAAAGGAAAATCAGCTTGTAAAAACTG
Encoded here:
- a CDS encoding TATA-box-binding protein translates to MTDVDIKIENIVASASIGKDIVLTEVAKALEGVDFNREQFPGLVFKLQDPKTAALIFSSGKLVCTGAKSIDDSKLAIKKTVDLMRTIDTEIPHEFDIKIQNIVASANLQSTLNLEAVALELENTEYEPEQFPGLVYRLSDPKVVLLLFGSGKVVCTGAKTKQDARLGVENAKARLSELDLI
- the serB gene encoding phosphoserine phosphatase SerB, which produces MIKLVVFDLDNVIIDGEGIDEIGKLVNIEDQIAKITEQAMQGEIDFETSIKKRVGLLKGASTDDIKTLANEMPLMEGAEETVSSLKENGFDVAIISGSFDIIADIIKEKLNVDNVFTNSLVEEDGILTGEVTGPLVSGSKVDVLSKFIEDKGYSLEECVAVGDGANDISMIESAGYGIAFNAKPALKENADIIVETRNLTDVRDVIINLNSENTEEGADVDKEVEIETEVVESTDVVVENQEEQVADATEEVVEVEEAEEAVEEAVETEEEAVEEETVEAEEEAVEEEAEEAVEAEEEAEEIEEAAEEEAEEATEEEAIEEAEEEADEEVVEEAEEEVAEEEAEEIEEAVEEEAEEEVAEEAADEEVVEEAAEEEAEEATEEEAAEEEAKEEKPKKSKKSKNTLPEPDFELADTIEGVRAQKDEREAKIAQVADEREAFNREAKEQRKIRDELNTELKLNLAKAIEFRDQRNEINREVEENKRARNKVNEEIKNLEWSSGKKDRIRIENEIKKIDKIIETRVLDIKKENQLVKTANDLRKQLAEITEDNKVKEEAEKLKKQSEEYHAKVVELSEQAQEAHEQMLSYFRKTDEIRTAADEAHKLFIQARKNASAKHEEFKVILSEIHVINKRLGSNRARRRKSEKTSNAPGKRNREEKEKAEAIFDKFKNGKKLSTEELLLLQKYDIN